The following coding sequences lie in one Danio rerio strain Tuebingen ecotype United States chromosome 25, GRCz12tu, whole genome shotgun sequence genomic window:
- the rfx7b gene encoding DNA-binding protein RFX7 isoform X3 — protein MLSKSVQSKVESILQDVEKFTDIEKLYLYLKLPSGPSGGNDKRTENQRGSASPALCDQNSMSSSRTQQMYAFNWIRNHLEEHPETSLPKQEVYDEYKSYCDNLGYHPLSAADFGKIMKNVFPNMKARRLGMRGKSKYCYSGLRKKAFVHMPSLPNLDLHKSGDGCELLESAGQSPSAEDEMRSAACGLVCEWAQKVLSRQFDSVEELARFLLNSHYIGTKSMAALTVMTGTPTGMKTPTPASAFVPTAEANSFQPQVKTLPSPSVDAKQQLQRKIQKKQQEQKLTSPLPMDAQARRAEAGTPVPGSSLTSSSPALLSPQPTIGIVVAAVPSPITVQRNRQLMTSPSPVGAAEGKVVPVNFQVVTQPVKQSPKTPQNIPASPVGDRLARHRYAQILPKPSATSAIALRSPPTLLITNSPIKTVMPTSHVSSVNVVKMTAISLAPNSSSTTTPLRPASTGISSTASLEESNQAQNGASVMSSGLGKAGRLSSNPTISAPTATSEVKVTFEAVNDSATAADKQSTASGASTGLKNERATKFRASSEPSLLIKASPVPERVTRAKSDSTAPSSTIMGALAPSSNNNNNDQQESTLYLTVTSQNVDAELSSICAVATASTSKDAVLGSKSPRKRSASVLETHTIPVKRVFISQQPLDVSSNAKPGLVIAAKRIQRPGTPARPESAPCKVTLKHSSSLPTQILALSDTPIGVLDTSQTVNAQSTTQMENDVADISSDEMASGNSTVLLQQIPSHQQISSAVSQEVSAVSELKSSLQDYSQQIQAEHKQIAANPLPMMTQASETSSQLTLQQDIVDFAGSQASIDYFPFNDDDMTQDSIVEELVQMEEQMKLNSSLQSYLNCVDISIQGQATVGQGAILSPHQTNTQFYHSSHSSTTPVHTPTPTPTPTPTPTPTPTSEILPGGHSLTRESPCSRMATVTPVDSILGGRHTPISTPLSNCSSSVPPSPIECRNPFAFTPINSSITGYHDGSVVSSSPVKPMQRPMATHPDKAKLEWINNRYNSTAGSPVISTNSTIGILPSYQDLVEDHFRKPHAFAIPGQTLQSQSRHQDGNLGRLATVSPVQQGQQTTLSSKQESFAVPAPLDNKGAGSTTASGGGTFRCRSVSPAVRQRNLSGTTAQTVTTAPRSVVSPFNCPLTSEVLNILSNSQSVVSASSLAQRSQSVPLNIMMQSELLPVSHQAQQSNSAKITTVLLSKMDTDGDDAVRGLGVNNLPANYTARMNLTQILETTQGFPVGPNSQNQQLPLDSSPSPFDFQKTGYLMSTGEEQVAYSSGETQAQSGPGLQPTEEQLELQEPQLELQDQQLQLQNQQLQLPDQQLQLQEQQLQLQSQQLQLPDQQLQLQEQELHLQDQQLQLQDQQLQLSDQQQLQNDPQQHLLSQTSQQVVDQEQQEQLDFNTTVKDLLGEDSLNPSSQLVGQVASELSAVASDFSSDIRLTSDLTSSINDLNTLDPNLLFDPSQQQDQYEDATLEELKNDPLFQQICSDTVNSAGFDWLENKDQPTVEMLG, from the exons CAAATCTGTACAATCAAAAGTGGAGAGTATATTG CAAGATGTGGAGAAGTTTACAGATATCGAAAAGCTCTACCTCTACCTTAAGTTGCCTTCTGGTCCCAGTGGTGGCAATGACAAAAG AACTGAGAATCAGAGGGGCTCTGCAAGTCCTGCATTATG TGACCAGAATTCCATGTCGTCCAGTCGGACTCAACAAATGTACGCGTTTAACTGGATCCGAAATCATCTGGAAGAGCACCCGGAAACCTCACTGCCAAAACAAGAGGTGTACGATGAATACAA GAGTTATTGCGACAATCTGGGTTACCATCCTTTAAGCGCAGCTGATTTTGGAAAGATCATGAAAAACGTTTTTCCGAATATGAAGGCACGGCGTTTGGGCATGAGGGGGAAATCAAA ATACTGCTACAGTGGGCTGAGGAAAAAAGCATTTGTGCACATGCCGTCGCTCCCTAACCTGGACTTACACAAATCAGGGGATGGG TGTGAATTGTTGGAGTCGGCAGGACAGTCTCCTAGTGCGGAGGATGAGATGCGCTCTGCAGCCTGCGGTCTGGTTTGCGAATGGGCTCAGAAGGTTTTGAGCCGCCAGTTTGACAGTGTGGAGGAACTGGCACGCTTTCTTCTCAACAGTCATTATATAGGCACTAAGTCCATGGCAGCTCTTACTGTTATGACTGGAACCCCAACAG GTATGAAAACCCCAACGCCAGCTTCTGCTTTTGTGCCAACTGCTGAAGCCAACTCATTCCAGCCCCAAGTGAAGACCCTTCCTTCACCTTCTGTCGACGCCAAACAGCAGCTGCAGCGGAAGATCCAGAAGAAACAGCAGGAGCAGAAACTCACTTCTCCATTGCCCATGGATGCCCAGGCCAGAAGGGCAGAGGCGGGTACACCTGTACCTGGATCCAGCTTGACTTCTTCAAGTCCTGCACTGCTGTCCCCTCAACCAACCATAGGAATTGTTGTCGCTGCTGTTCCGAGTCCTATCACG gTTCAGAGAAACCGTCAACTGATGACCTCCCCAAGTCCTGTTGGAGCAGCGGAAGGAAAAGTTGTTCCCGTTAACTTCCAGGTCGTGACACAACCTGTTAAGCAGTCCCCGAAAACACCCCAGAATATCCCTGCCAGCCCAGTTGGTGACCGGTTGGCCAGACACCGATATGCCCAGATTTTACCTAAACCTTCTGCCACAAGCGCCATTGCACTCCGTTCGCCCCCAACACTCCTCATCACCAACAGCCCAATTAAGACAGTGATGCCCACGTCCCATGTAAGTTCTGTAAATGTGGTCAAGATGACTGCAATATCACTTGCACCTAATAGCAGTAGTACTACTACCCCGTTACGACCTGCCTCAACCGGAATCAGTAGTACAGCCTCCCTGGAAGAATCTAACCAAGCTCAGAATGGGGCGTCTGTCATGTCATCTGGACTTGGGAAAGCTGGGCGTCTTTCTTCAAACCCAACCATATCAGCACCCACCGCTACCAGTGAGGTGAAAGTAACATTTGAAGCTGTGAATGACTCGGCTACCGCTGCTGATAAACAAAGCACTGCATCAGGGGCAAGTACAGGACTAAAGAACGAAAGAGCCACTAAATTCAGGGCTTCCAGTGAACCTTCTCTTCTTATTAAGGCGTCCCCTGTGCCTGAGAGAGTGACAAGGGCCAAGAGTGACTCTACAGCCCCTTCAAGTACAATCATGGGGGCTCTTGCCCCAAGcagcaataataacaacaacgatCAACAGGAAAGTACTTTGTATTTAACTGTTACTAGCCAGAATGTAGACGCCGAATTGTCATCCATTTGTGCGGTGGCAACTGCAAGCACTTCTAAAGATGCTGTGCTTGGTTCAAAAAGCCCTCGAAAACGCTCTGCATCTGTTTTGGAAACCCATACAATCCCAGTTAAAAGAGTATTCATTTCCCAGCAGCCATTGGATGTTAGCAGTAATGCCAAGCCTGGTCTTGTAATAGCAGCTAAAAGGATCCAGAGACCTGGCACCCCGGCAAGACCAGAGAGCGCTCCATGcaaagtcacacttaaacatagTAGCTCTCTTCCGACTCAAATCTTGGCTCTCTCTGACACTCCCATTGGAGTTCTGGACACCTCTCAGACTGTTAATGCTCAGAGCACTACGCAGATGGAGAATGACGTTGCTGATATTAGCTCGGACGAAATGGCTTCTGGTAATAGCACAGTTTTACTCCAGCAAATCCCAAGCCACCAACAAATAAGCAGTGCCGTTTCTCAGGAGGTATCTGCGGTAAGCGAGCTGAAGAGCTCACTGCAGGACTACTCGCAACAGATTCAAGCAGAACACAAGCAGATTGCAGCTAACCCATTGCCAATGATGACCCAAGCATCTGAGACCTCCAGTCAGCTCACCCTTCAGCAGGACATTGTTGATTTTGCAGGATCCCAAGCTAGCATTGACTATTTCCCCTTCAATGATGATGATATGACCCAGGATAGTATTGTTGAAGAGCTTGTACAGATGGAGGAACAGATGAAGTTGAATAGCAGCTTGCAGTCCTACCTAAATTGTGTGGATATATCCATACAAGGTCAAGCCACAGTTGGCCAAGGAGCGATTCTGTCACCCCATCAGACAAATACACAGTTCTATCATTCCTCTCACAGTAGCACCACGCCAGTCCACACACCAACTCCGACACCTACACCAACACCTACTCCTACTCCAACTCCTACCTCCGAAATTCTACCAGGGGGTCATAGCTTGACCAGAGAAAGCCCTTGTTCCCGAATGGCAACTGTTACACCAGTGGACAGCATCTTAGGTGGGCGCCATACACCTATCAGCACTCCACTGTCAAACTGCAGCAGCAGCGTTCCTCCAAGCCCCATTGAATGTCGCAATCCATTTGCATTTACCCCTATCAACTCCAGTATAACTGGCTATCATGATGGTAGCGTTGTATCCAGCAGTCCAGTGAAACCCATGCAGAGGCCAATGGCCACCCACCCAGATAAAGCCAAGCTGGAGTGGATTAACAACAGGTACAACAGCACTGCAGGGTCTCCTGTTATCTCCACCAACTCCACTATTGGCATTCTGCCCAGTTACCAAGACCTGGTCGAGGACCACTTTCGCAAACCACACGCCTTTGCCATTCCAGGCCAAACCCTCCAGTCTCAGTCAAGGCATCAGGATGGAAACTTGGGAAGGCTAGCAACTGTTTCTCCCGTGCAACAAGGACAGCAAACCACCCTTAGTAGCAAGCAGGAAAGTTTTGCAGTCCCAGCTCCATTAGACAATAAAGGGGCAGGAAGCACAACTGCATCTGGAGGTGGAACATTCCGGTGTCGCAGCGTTAGCCCGGCAGTTCGCCAGCGCAACCTTAGTGGCACCACTGCACAAACAGTCACCACCGCCCCACGGTCTGTTGTTTCTCCCTTTAACTGCCCCCTGACATCTGAGGTCCTGAATATTCTGTCCAACAGCCAGTCTGTGGTCAGTGCCAGCAGCTTGGCCCAGAGGAGTCAATCGGTGCCACTAAACATCATGATGCAGTCTGAACTGCTGCCCGTCAGTCACCAGGCACAGCAAAGCAATAGTGCCAAGATCACCACCGTGCTCCTCAGCAAAATGGACACCGATGGAGACGATGCAGTACGAGGGCTTGGTGTAAATAACCTGCCGGCCAACTACACAGCGCGGATGAACTTAACCCAGATCTTGGAAACAACACAAGGCTTTCCTGTAGGCCCAAATTCTCAAAACCAGCAGCTCCCTCTGGACTCGAGCCCTTCGCCTTTTGACTTCCAGAAGACAGGTTACCTCATGAGCACGGGGGAAGAGCAAGTCGCCTACTCCAGTGGTGAGACCCAAGCACAATCAGGCCCAGGACTGCAACCAACAGAAGAGCAGCTTGAGCTCCAAGAACCACAGCTAGAGCTGCAAGATCAACAGCTGCAACTCCAGAATCAACAACTGCAGCTTCCAGATCAGCAGTTGCAACTGCAGGAGCAACAGCTGCAACTCCAGAGTCAACAACTGCAGCTTCCAGATCAGCAATTACAACTGCAGGAGCAAGAGCTGCATCTTCAAGACCAACAATTGCAACTACAGGACCAGCAGTTGCAGTTGTCGGACCAACAACAGTTACAAAATGATCCCCAGCAGCACTTGTTGTCCCAGACCTCACAACAGGTTGTGGATCAGGAGCAGCAGGAGCAACTGGACTTCAACACTACTGTCAAGGATCTTCTGGGGGAGGACAGCCTCAATCCCAGCTCGCAACTGGTCGGACAGGTGGCTTCAGAACTCAGTGCTGTCGCCTCTGACTTTTCTAGCGATATCCGCTTAACTTCAGACCTTACTAGTAGCATTAACGACCTGAACACTTTGGACCCCAACTTGCTGTTTGACCCCAGTCAACAGCAGGACCAATATGAAGACGCCACACTGGAAGAACTTAAGAACGATCCTCTGTTTCAGCAGATTTGCAGCGATACTGTGAACTCTGCTGGTTTTGATTGGCTGGAGAATAAAGACCAGCCAACAGTGGAAATGTTGGGATAA